In the genome of Panthera uncia isolate 11264 chromosome B3 unlocalized genomic scaffold, Puncia_PCG_1.0 HiC_scaffold_1, whole genome shotgun sequence, one region contains:
- the CBLN3 gene encoding cerebellin-3: MPGAKRHWRPRLPPSPRLPLALILLTLGNGWAQEGAEPVLLEGECLVVCEPGRAAAGGPGGAALGEAPPGRVAFAAVRSHHHEPAGEISNGTSGAIYFDQVLVNEGGGFDRASGSFVAPVRGVYSFRFHVVKVYNRQTVQVSLMLNTWPVISAFANDPDVTREAATSSVLLPLDPGDRVSLRLRRGNLLGGWKYSSFSGFLIFPL; encoded by the exons ATGCCAGGAGCAAAGCGACACTGGCGACCAAGActcccacccagccccaggcTGCCCTTGGCCCTGATACTTCTGACCCTAGGGAATGGGTGGGCCCAAGAAGGGGCAGAGCCTGTCCTCCTGGAGGGGGAATGCCTGGTGGTCTGTGAGCCTGGCCGAGCTGCTgcaggggggcctgggggagCAGCCCTGGGAGAGGCCCCCCCAGGAAGAGTGGCATTTGCTGCAGTCCGAAGCCACCACCACGAGCCAGCAGGGGAGATCAGCAATGGCACCAGTGGGGCCATCTACTTTGACCAG GTCCTGGTGAATGAGGGTGGTGGCTTTGACCGGGCCTCGGGCTCTTTTGTGGCCCCTGTTCGTGGTGTCTATAGCTTCCGGTTCCATGTGGTGAAGGTGTACAACCGCCAGACTGTCCAG GTGAGCCTGATGCTGAACACGTGGCCCGTCATCTCAGCCTTTGCCAACGACCCTGATGTGACCCGAGAGGCAGCCACCAGCTCTGTGTTACTGCCCCTGGACCCTGGGGACCGAGTGTCCCTGCGCCTGCGTCGGGGGAACCTACTAGGGGGCTGGAAATACTCAAGCTTCTCTGGCTTCCTCATTTTCCCACTCTAA
- the KHNYN gene encoding protein KHNYN isoform X1, translating to MDPGLGGQAAMPTWGAGSPSPDRFAVSAEAEDKVREQQPYVERIFSVGMSVLPKDCPENPHIWLQLEGPKENASRAKEFLKGLCSPELQNEIHYPPKLHCIFLGAQGFFLDCLVWSTSAHLVPGLPGSLMVSGLTEAFVMAQSRVEELVERLSWDFQPGRSPRVSQCAGVLRDFSALLQPYGDAHREALLQLPLAVQEELLSLVQEASRGQGPHAIPPWVGGSPGPLGAQYQGVRALSSEGRESLHTGPTRWQESRGERHVMEKEGGKQGGPREMDLGWKELPGQEAWEKEGAFRSQPGGGEAGQVGPLTGKGLGKEGVPQDRGRFCVQSEPPGAQGPYPRAAQPRGASLLQRLHNGKASPPRVPSPPPAPEPPWHCGDRGDRGDKQQVVARGRGSPWKRGTRGGNLVTGTQRFQEALQDPFTLCLANVPGQPDLRHIVIDGSNVAMVHGLQHYFSSRGIAIAVQYFWDRGHRDITVFVPQWRFSKDAKVREGHFLQKLYSLSLLSLTPSRVMDGKRISSYDDRFMVKLAEETDGVIVSNDQFRDLAEESEKWMAIIRERLLPFTFVGNLFMVPDDPLGRNGPTLDEFLKKPVRAQGSSKAQHPSMAFTEHGHQQQGREEEEKGGGGIRKTRETERLRRQLLEVFWGQDHKVDFILQREPYCRDINQLSEALLSLNF from the exons ATGGACCCAG gGCTGGGTGGCCAAGCAGCCATGCCCACCTGGGGGGCTGGCTCCCCGTCCCCTGACCGCTTTGCCGTGTCTGCGGAGGCTGAGGACAAGGTGCGGGAGCAGCAACCCTACGTGGAGCGCATCTTCAGCGTGGGGATGAGTGTCCTCCCAAAGGACTGTCCTGAAAACCCTCACATCTGGCTGCAGCTGGAGGGCCCCAAGGAGAACGCCAGCAGAGCCAAG GAGTTCCTGAAGGGTCTCTGCAGCCCAGAGTTGCAGAATGAAATCCACTACCCACCCAAACTGCACTGCATCTTCCTGGGAGCCCAGGGCTTCTTCCTTGATTGTCTGGTCTGGAGCACATCAGCCCACCTGGTGCCTGGGCTGCCCGGCTCGCTAATGGTCAGTGGCCTGACTGAGGCCTTCGTCATGGCTCAGAGCAGAGTGGAGGAGCTGGTGGAGCGGCTGAGCTGGGACTTTCAGCCAGGGCGATCCCCCAGAGTCTCTCAGTGTGCCGGAGTGCTGAGAGACTTCTCCGCCCTGCTGCAGCCCTATGGGGATGCCCACAGAGAGGCCCTGCTACAGCTGCCCCTGGCTGTCCAGGAGGAACTGTTGAGTCTGGTGCAGGAGGCATCCAGAGGGCAGGGGCCCCATGCAATACccccctgggtgggggggagcccGGGCCCACTGGGTGCTCAGTACCAGGGAGTCAGAGCTCTCTCGAGTGAAGGCAGGGAGTCCCTGCACACTGGACCTACAAGGTGGCAAGAGTCACGGGGAGAGAGACATGttatggagaaggagggagggaagcagggtggTCCCAGGGAGATGGATTTGGGGTGGAAGGAGCTGCCTGGGCAAGAGGCCTGGGAGAAAGAAGGGGCCTTCAGATCACagccaggaggaggagaggcagggcagGTAGGGCCCCTGACAGGAAagggcctggggaaggagggggtgcCTCAGGACAGAGGACGGTTCTGTGTCCAGAGTGAGCCTCCTGGTGCCCAGGGTCCCTATCCGAGGGCAGCTCAGCCCCGGGGAGCCTCCCTCCTCCAGCGGTTACACAATGGGAAGGCCTCACCTCCAAGGGTGCCTAGCCCTCCACCTGCACCCGAACCCCCGTGGCACTGCGGAGACCGAGGAGACAGGGGAGACAAGCAGCAGGTCGTGGCTCGAGGCCGTGGGTCTCCGTGGAAACGAGGTACCCGCGGGGGCAACTTGGTGACTGGCACTCAGCGTTTCCAGGAGGCCCTGCAGGACCCTTTCACCCTGTGCCTTGCCAATGTGCCTGGCCAGCCAGACCTCCGTCACATTGTCATTGATGGCAGCAATGTGGCCATGGT GCATGGCCTCCAACACTACTTCTCCAGCCGGGGCATTGCCATTGCTGTGCAGTACTTCTGGGACCGGGGCCACCGTGACATAACTGTCTTTGTGCCTCAGTGGCGCTTCAGTAAGGATGCCAAGGTCAGAG AGGGCCACTTCCTGCAAAAGCTATACTCCCtcagcctgctctctctcactccctcccgaGTCATGGATGGCAAGAGGATCTCCTCCTACGATGATAG GTTCATGGTGAAGCTGGCTGAAGAGACCGACGGGGTCATTGTCTCCAATGACCAGTTCCGGGACCTGGCGGAGGAGTCTGAGAAGTGGATGGCGATCATCAGGGAGCG CCTACTGCCCTTCACCTTTGTGGGAAACCTCTTCATGGTTCCTGATGATCCATTGGGGCGAAACGGCCCCACACTGGATGAGTTCCTGAAGAAGCCAGTCAG GGCTCAGGGGTCTTCTAAGGCTCAGCATCCTTCCATGGCCTTCACAGAACACGGTCATCAgcagcaggggagagaagaggaggaaaaaggcgGTGGTGGCATTCGGAAGACTCGGGAGACAGAGCGGCTCCGGCGCCAGCTGCTGGAGGTGTTTTGGGGCCAGGATCACAAGGTGGACTTCATCCTGCAGCGGGAGCCATACTGCCGGGACATCAACCAGCTCTCGGAGGCCCTACTGAGCCTCAACTTTTGA
- the KHNYN gene encoding protein KHNYN isoform X3: protein MDPGLGGQAAMPTWGAGSPSPDRFAVSAEAEDKVREQQPYVERIFSVGMSVLPKDCPENPHIWLQLEGPKENASRAKEFLKGLCSPELQNEIHYPPKLHCIFLGAQGFFLDCLVWSTSAHLVPGLPGSLMVSGLTEAFVMAQSRVEELVERLSWDFQPGRSPRVSQCAGVLRDFSALLQPYGDAHREALLQLPLAVQEELLSLVQEASRGQGPHAIPPWVGGSPGPLGAQYQGVRALSSEGRESLHTGPTRWQESRGERHVMEKEGGKQGGPREMDLGWKELPGQEAWEKEGAFRSQPGGGEAGQVGPLTGKGLGKEGVPQDRGRFCVQSEPPGAQGPYPRAAQPRGASLLQRLHNGKASPPRVPSPPPAPEPPWHCGDRGDRGDKQQVVARGRGSPWKRGTRGGNLVTGTQRFQEALQDPFTLCLANVPGQPDLRHIVIDGSNVAMVHGLQHYFSSRGIAIAVQYFWDRGHRDITVFVPQWRFSKDAKVREGHFLQKLYSLSLLSLTPSRVMDGKRISSYDDSLLPFTFVGNLFMVPDDPLGRNGPTLDEFLKKPVRAQGSSKAQHPSMAFTEHGHQQQGREEEEKGGGGIRKTRETERLRRQLLEVFWGQDHKVDFILQREPYCRDINQLSEALLSLNF from the exons ATGGACCCAG gGCTGGGTGGCCAAGCAGCCATGCCCACCTGGGGGGCTGGCTCCCCGTCCCCTGACCGCTTTGCCGTGTCTGCGGAGGCTGAGGACAAGGTGCGGGAGCAGCAACCCTACGTGGAGCGCATCTTCAGCGTGGGGATGAGTGTCCTCCCAAAGGACTGTCCTGAAAACCCTCACATCTGGCTGCAGCTGGAGGGCCCCAAGGAGAACGCCAGCAGAGCCAAG GAGTTCCTGAAGGGTCTCTGCAGCCCAGAGTTGCAGAATGAAATCCACTACCCACCCAAACTGCACTGCATCTTCCTGGGAGCCCAGGGCTTCTTCCTTGATTGTCTGGTCTGGAGCACATCAGCCCACCTGGTGCCTGGGCTGCCCGGCTCGCTAATGGTCAGTGGCCTGACTGAGGCCTTCGTCATGGCTCAGAGCAGAGTGGAGGAGCTGGTGGAGCGGCTGAGCTGGGACTTTCAGCCAGGGCGATCCCCCAGAGTCTCTCAGTGTGCCGGAGTGCTGAGAGACTTCTCCGCCCTGCTGCAGCCCTATGGGGATGCCCACAGAGAGGCCCTGCTACAGCTGCCCCTGGCTGTCCAGGAGGAACTGTTGAGTCTGGTGCAGGAGGCATCCAGAGGGCAGGGGCCCCATGCAATACccccctgggtgggggggagcccGGGCCCACTGGGTGCTCAGTACCAGGGAGTCAGAGCTCTCTCGAGTGAAGGCAGGGAGTCCCTGCACACTGGACCTACAAGGTGGCAAGAGTCACGGGGAGAGAGACATGttatggagaaggagggagggaagcagggtggTCCCAGGGAGATGGATTTGGGGTGGAAGGAGCTGCCTGGGCAAGAGGCCTGGGAGAAAGAAGGGGCCTTCAGATCACagccaggaggaggagaggcagggcagGTAGGGCCCCTGACAGGAAagggcctggggaaggagggggtgcCTCAGGACAGAGGACGGTTCTGTGTCCAGAGTGAGCCTCCTGGTGCCCAGGGTCCCTATCCGAGGGCAGCTCAGCCCCGGGGAGCCTCCCTCCTCCAGCGGTTACACAATGGGAAGGCCTCACCTCCAAGGGTGCCTAGCCCTCCACCTGCACCCGAACCCCCGTGGCACTGCGGAGACCGAGGAGACAGGGGAGACAAGCAGCAGGTCGTGGCTCGAGGCCGTGGGTCTCCGTGGAAACGAGGTACCCGCGGGGGCAACTTGGTGACTGGCACTCAGCGTTTCCAGGAGGCCCTGCAGGACCCTTTCACCCTGTGCCTTGCCAATGTGCCTGGCCAGCCAGACCTCCGTCACATTGTCATTGATGGCAGCAATGTGGCCATGGT GCATGGCCTCCAACACTACTTCTCCAGCCGGGGCATTGCCATTGCTGTGCAGTACTTCTGGGACCGGGGCCACCGTGACATAACTGTCTTTGTGCCTCAGTGGCGCTTCAGTAAGGATGCCAAGGTCAGAG AGGGCCACTTCCTGCAAAAGCTATACTCCCtcagcctgctctctctcactccctcccgaGTCATGGATGGCAAGAGGATCTCCTCCTACGATGATAG CCTACTGCCCTTCACCTTTGTGGGAAACCTCTTCATGGTTCCTGATGATCCATTGGGGCGAAACGGCCCCACACTGGATGAGTTCCTGAAGAAGCCAGTCAG GGCTCAGGGGTCTTCTAAGGCTCAGCATCCTTCCATGGCCTTCACAGAACACGGTCATCAgcagcaggggagagaagaggaggaaaaaggcgGTGGTGGCATTCGGAAGACTCGGGAGACAGAGCGGCTCCGGCGCCAGCTGCTGGAGGTGTTTTGGGGCCAGGATCACAAGGTGGACTTCATCCTGCAGCGGGAGCCATACTGCCGGGACATCAACCAGCTCTCGGAGGCCCTACTGAGCCTCAACTTTTGA
- the KHNYN gene encoding protein KHNYN isoform X2 → MPTWGAGSPSPDRFAVSAEAEDKVREQQPYVERIFSVGMSVLPKDCPENPHIWLQLEGPKENASRAKEFLKGLCSPELQNEIHYPPKLHCIFLGAQGFFLDCLVWSTSAHLVPGLPGSLMVSGLTEAFVMAQSRVEELVERLSWDFQPGRSPRVSQCAGVLRDFSALLQPYGDAHREALLQLPLAVQEELLSLVQEASRGQGPHAIPPWVGGSPGPLGAQYQGVRALSSEGRESLHTGPTRWQESRGERHVMEKEGGKQGGPREMDLGWKELPGQEAWEKEGAFRSQPGGGEAGQVGPLTGKGLGKEGVPQDRGRFCVQSEPPGAQGPYPRAAQPRGASLLQRLHNGKASPPRVPSPPPAPEPPWHCGDRGDRGDKQQVVARGRGSPWKRGTRGGNLVTGTQRFQEALQDPFTLCLANVPGQPDLRHIVIDGSNVAMVHGLQHYFSSRGIAIAVQYFWDRGHRDITVFVPQWRFSKDAKVREGHFLQKLYSLSLLSLTPSRVMDGKRISSYDDRFMVKLAEETDGVIVSNDQFRDLAEESEKWMAIIRERLLPFTFVGNLFMVPDDPLGRNGPTLDEFLKKPVRAQGSSKAQHPSMAFTEHGHQQQGREEEEKGGGGIRKTRETERLRRQLLEVFWGQDHKVDFILQREPYCRDINQLSEALLSLNF, encoded by the exons ATGCCCACCTGGGGGGCTGGCTCCCCGTCCCCTGACCGCTTTGCCGTGTCTGCGGAGGCTGAGGACAAGGTGCGGGAGCAGCAACCCTACGTGGAGCGCATCTTCAGCGTGGGGATGAGTGTCCTCCCAAAGGACTGTCCTGAAAACCCTCACATCTGGCTGCAGCTGGAGGGCCCCAAGGAGAACGCCAGCAGAGCCAAG GAGTTCCTGAAGGGTCTCTGCAGCCCAGAGTTGCAGAATGAAATCCACTACCCACCCAAACTGCACTGCATCTTCCTGGGAGCCCAGGGCTTCTTCCTTGATTGTCTGGTCTGGAGCACATCAGCCCACCTGGTGCCTGGGCTGCCCGGCTCGCTAATGGTCAGTGGCCTGACTGAGGCCTTCGTCATGGCTCAGAGCAGAGTGGAGGAGCTGGTGGAGCGGCTGAGCTGGGACTTTCAGCCAGGGCGATCCCCCAGAGTCTCTCAGTGTGCCGGAGTGCTGAGAGACTTCTCCGCCCTGCTGCAGCCCTATGGGGATGCCCACAGAGAGGCCCTGCTACAGCTGCCCCTGGCTGTCCAGGAGGAACTGTTGAGTCTGGTGCAGGAGGCATCCAGAGGGCAGGGGCCCCATGCAATACccccctgggtgggggggagcccGGGCCCACTGGGTGCTCAGTACCAGGGAGTCAGAGCTCTCTCGAGTGAAGGCAGGGAGTCCCTGCACACTGGACCTACAAGGTGGCAAGAGTCACGGGGAGAGAGACATGttatggagaaggagggagggaagcagggtggTCCCAGGGAGATGGATTTGGGGTGGAAGGAGCTGCCTGGGCAAGAGGCCTGGGAGAAAGAAGGGGCCTTCAGATCACagccaggaggaggagaggcagggcagGTAGGGCCCCTGACAGGAAagggcctggggaaggagggggtgcCTCAGGACAGAGGACGGTTCTGTGTCCAGAGTGAGCCTCCTGGTGCCCAGGGTCCCTATCCGAGGGCAGCTCAGCCCCGGGGAGCCTCCCTCCTCCAGCGGTTACACAATGGGAAGGCCTCACCTCCAAGGGTGCCTAGCCCTCCACCTGCACCCGAACCCCCGTGGCACTGCGGAGACCGAGGAGACAGGGGAGACAAGCAGCAGGTCGTGGCTCGAGGCCGTGGGTCTCCGTGGAAACGAGGTACCCGCGGGGGCAACTTGGTGACTGGCACTCAGCGTTTCCAGGAGGCCCTGCAGGACCCTTTCACCCTGTGCCTTGCCAATGTGCCTGGCCAGCCAGACCTCCGTCACATTGTCATTGATGGCAGCAATGTGGCCATGGT GCATGGCCTCCAACACTACTTCTCCAGCCGGGGCATTGCCATTGCTGTGCAGTACTTCTGGGACCGGGGCCACCGTGACATAACTGTCTTTGTGCCTCAGTGGCGCTTCAGTAAGGATGCCAAGGTCAGAG AGGGCCACTTCCTGCAAAAGCTATACTCCCtcagcctgctctctctcactccctcccgaGTCATGGATGGCAAGAGGATCTCCTCCTACGATGATAG GTTCATGGTGAAGCTGGCTGAAGAGACCGACGGGGTCATTGTCTCCAATGACCAGTTCCGGGACCTGGCGGAGGAGTCTGAGAAGTGGATGGCGATCATCAGGGAGCG CCTACTGCCCTTCACCTTTGTGGGAAACCTCTTCATGGTTCCTGATGATCCATTGGGGCGAAACGGCCCCACACTGGATGAGTTCCTGAAGAAGCCAGTCAG GGCTCAGGGGTCTTCTAAGGCTCAGCATCCTTCCATGGCCTTCACAGAACACGGTCATCAgcagcaggggagagaagaggaggaaaaaggcgGTGGTGGCATTCGGAAGACTCGGGAGACAGAGCGGCTCCGGCGCCAGCTGCTGGAGGTGTTTTGGGGCCAGGATCACAAGGTGGACTTCATCCTGCAGCGGGAGCCATACTGCCGGGACATCAACCAGCTCTCGGAGGCCCTACTGAGCCTCAACTTTTGA